AATGGGGCGCTTCCAGAATCCCGGACGAGAACGAGTCCTTGCGGGGGGCGTCCGGGTCCCCGAGGACTCCCGGAAGGAAGCGGGCAACCGCGTCGATCAGCACCATCGCCGGCAGCTCGCCCCCGGAAAGGACGTAATCCCCGATGGAGATCTCCTCGTCCGCGAGGTGGTCGGCCACCCGCTGATCCACCCCTTCGTACCGGCCGCAGATCAGCAGGAGGTGCTCCTCCCGGGCCAGCCGTTCGGCGACTTCCGGATCCAGCCGCGTTCCCGCAGGGGAGAGGAGGATCACCCTCCCCGGTCCGTGGGCCTCCACGAGCGCCTCGATCCCCGCGAAGATCGGCTCGGGCTTCATCACCATCCCGCCGCCGCCCCCGAAGGGCGGCTCGTCGGTCACCCGGTGCTTCCCTTCCGCATACCGCCTCAGGTCGTGCGTCTCGACCGTCAGCAGCCCCGCCTCCTGCGCGCGCGCAAGGATGCTGTGGGACAGCGGCCCCTCGAACATCCCGGGGAAGAGCGTGAGCACGTCGATCCGCACGTCACCATCCCTCGGGCGGAGAAACGACGATCCGCCGGGCGGGAATGTCCACCGAGCGAATAAACTTTTCGACGACGGGAAGATACGCTTCGTCGCCGTCCCGGCGGATGACCAGCCAATCGTGGGCCGGACCCGGGGCGACGCCGGTCACTTCCCCGAGGATCCGCCCCGCTTCGTCCACGACCGCGCACCCCACCGCGTCGACCCAGTAGAACTCCCCCTCGGAAGGCTCGGGAAGCTCCTCCCGGAGGACGGAAACTCGCGCGCCGGCCAACGCCTGCGCGGCTTCCGGGGAGTCGACGCCATTCAACGAAAAAACGGCGCAGCCGCCCGCGCGCTGCGCCTCGACCACTTCGTATTCCCGTCCCGAGAGCCAGACCCGCCGGACCTGCATCACCCCGCCCGCGTCGCCGGAATGCATCGCCACCCGGACCTTCCCGCGGACCCCGTGCGGGCCGGCCACCCGGCCCACCTCGAGCAGGCTCACGCCGGAGATGCGGCCTTCGACTCCAGGAACTTCTTCCACGTGCCGGTCTTCTTCAGCAGGCTCTTCACCGTCTCGGTGGGGAGCGCGCCCTTCGCCAGCCACTTGAGCGTCACCGCATCGTCGATCACGATCTTCGCCGGGTTCTCCCGGGGGGCATACGTGCCGACGTACGCGATGCAGCGCCCGTCCCGGGGCATCTGCGAGTCCGCGACCACGACGCGGTAGTAGGCCATCTTCTTGCGCCCCGTCCGCGACAACCGGATCTTCACCGCCATGAACCTTTCCTCCTGCCTCTCTTGATTGGGGTATCGCTACAGTATCACAACCGTTACCGGAAA
The genomic region above belongs to Thermodesulfobacteriota bacterium and contains:
- the rpsP gene encoding 30S ribosomal protein S16, translating into MAVKIRLSRTGRKKMAYYRVVVADSQMPRDGRCIAYVGTYAPRENPAKIVIDDAVTLKWLAKGALPTETVKSLLKKTGTWKKFLESKAASPA
- the rimM gene encoding ribosome maturation factor RimM (Essential for efficient processing of 16S rRNA) — its product is MEEVPGVEGRISGVSLLEVGRVAGPHGVRGKVRVAMHSGDAGGVMQVRRVWLSGREYEVVEAQRAGGCAVFSLNGVDSPEAAQALAGARVSVLREELPEPSEGEFYWVDAVGCAVVDEAGRILGEVTGVAPGPAHDWLVIRRDGDEAYLPVVEKFIRSVDIPARRIVVSPPEGW
- the trmD gene encoding tRNA (guanosine(37)-N1)-methyltransferase TrmD, which produces MRIDVLTLFPGMFEGPLSHSILARAQEAGLLTVETHDLRRYAEGKHRVTDEPPFGGGGGMVMKPEPIFAGIEALVEAHGPGRVILLSPAGTRLDPEVAERLAREEHLLLICGRYEGVDQRVADHLADEEISIGDYVLSGGELPAMVLIDAVARFLPGVLGDPDAPRKDSFSSGILEAPHYTRPRDFRGWTVPEVLLSGDHGAVDAWRREEAERRTSRIRPDLLEKGRSKKS